Proteins encoded within one genomic window of Saccharopolyspora pogona:
- the pglX gene encoding BREX-2 system adenine-specific DNA-methyltransferase PglX, with protein sequence MINRKVLREDLKRQVKAVESDLEKQVRALRDVDDRLKGEHAQAFKLGRTAATWNSWLEERITQVSAAWVLGSVFVRFCEDNLLIPEPYITGPTADRRDLALERYAAYVHEDADPTYRGWLDRAFTEIGTGQAGKLLFNPDHNPLYQIPLSHDGARDLIEFWRNRDESGNLAHDFTDPLSDDGTSGWDTRFLGDLYEDLSEDVRTNYALFQTPEFVEEFILDRTMDPVIRELGAHFGELKMIDPTCGSGHFVLGAFRRMERQWSKNQPHVDVHERVRAALDSIHGVDINPFAVAIARFRLLVAAMATANISTLDEASRYDWPIHLAVGDSLIKSRQLELTLEGEKNDDQLAKFSYATEDVHEYSRILDQGRYHVVVGNPPYITVKDKNLNKLYRDLYPSCTGKYALSVPFAERFFQLAKAGDENGRGFGMVGQITANSFMKRGFGAKLIEEFFAHKVELTEVIDTSGAYIPGHGTPTVILVGRRRGGPGRSGTIRTVRSIQGEPTVPDRGEVGQVWQAILRQIDQPGSVSLWVSVDDLDRKRYFDRQPWILVDGGLEMVEQIETNKVNTLRRVLGRDIGFASFPGQDDAFVSRPEALQRQHIADEIIKPLIIGEVVRDWDTHCVESALAPYSPDLLPLPYDDSEPWARLLWIVRSHLRSTKGFDGKTQHDLGKPWWAWYRWVPERYRIPLSITFAFVSTHNHFVLDRGGKVFKQTAPVIKLPSGASEEEHLNLLGLLNSSTACFWLKMMAHNKGSTVDSRGARQTTIPFEDFYEFASTKVGQFPLRRTYPTALATSLDRLAQELAVTSPTVLTSVDKPVPTAAALRDARANWESTRARMIALQEELDWQVYSIYNLHGEDLRAPEGDVPELVPGERAFEIVLARRARRGNASDEWFKRHDATPITTLPEHWPDAYKAVVQKRIDAIESSRAIDMIERPEYKRRWATEGWDVMQDRALRSTLLDRIENRDIWYQDDHPTLLTRAQLTDALSRDEVFVSVGAIYAPYRDLPAIVTALLADEHVPFLAALRYKPDGLKKRADWEHVWVLQREEDAIRKEDPVEEERAKRKFQKSIPVPKKYTNNDFLKQSYWRARGKLDVPKERFISYSITTVGTPDLYGWAGWDHREQAQALTTYFTNHELAAEELTPFLAGLLELQPWLNQWHGEFDALYGMSPATFFAGYRAQIQGEHGLTDEDLRAWRPATRTRGRRTAKKN encoded by the coding sequence GTGATCAACCGCAAGGTACTGCGGGAGGACCTGAAGCGACAGGTGAAGGCAGTCGAAAGCGACCTCGAAAAGCAGGTGCGGGCGCTGCGCGACGTCGACGACCGCTTGAAGGGCGAACACGCCCAAGCTTTCAAGTTGGGGAGAACGGCAGCCACCTGGAACTCCTGGTTGGAAGAGCGCATCACCCAGGTTTCGGCGGCGTGGGTGCTGGGATCGGTGTTTGTTCGCTTCTGCGAGGACAACCTGCTGATCCCGGAGCCCTACATCACAGGACCGACCGCCGACCGGCGCGACCTGGCCCTGGAGCGGTACGCGGCGTACGTGCACGAGGACGCCGACCCGACGTATCGAGGCTGGTTGGATCGCGCTTTCACGGAGATCGGAACAGGCCAGGCGGGTAAGCTCCTGTTCAACCCCGATCACAATCCGCTCTACCAGATTCCGCTTTCGCATGATGGCGCGCGCGACCTGATCGAATTCTGGCGCAACCGCGACGAATCAGGCAATCTTGCCCACGACTTCACGGACCCATTGAGCGACGACGGGACTTCAGGCTGGGACACGCGGTTCCTGGGCGATCTTTACGAGGACCTATCGGAGGATGTCCGGACGAACTACGCTTTGTTTCAAACACCAGAGTTCGTGGAGGAGTTCATTCTCGACCGGACGATGGACCCAGTCATACGGGAACTGGGGGCGCACTTCGGCGAACTTAAGATGATCGACCCCACTTGTGGCTCTGGCCACTTCGTGCTCGGCGCGTTTCGGCGTATGGAACGGCAGTGGTCGAAAAACCAACCGCACGTCGATGTGCATGAGCGGGTTCGGGCCGCCCTGGACTCGATACACGGTGTTGACATCAACCCTTTCGCTGTGGCCATTGCAAGGTTCCGGCTGTTGGTCGCGGCAATGGCGACTGCCAACATATCAACTTTGGATGAAGCAAGCCGGTACGACTGGCCGATTCATCTGGCAGTCGGAGACTCACTCATCAAGTCCCGGCAGCTCGAACTGACGCTGGAAGGCGAAAAGAACGACGATCAACTCGCGAAATTTTCTTACGCCACAGAGGATGTCCACGAATACTCGCGAATTCTGGATCAAGGGCGTTATCACGTCGTAGTTGGGAATCCGCCCTACATCACGGTCAAGGACAAGAATCTCAACAAACTATACAGGGATCTTTACCCGTCCTGTACTGGGAAGTATGCGCTGTCGGTGCCATTCGCCGAACGCTTTTTCCAGCTTGCGAAAGCAGGAGACGAAAACGGTCGCGGCTTCGGAATGGTCGGCCAAATTACCGCGAACTCTTTCATGAAGCGCGGTTTTGGAGCTAAGCTGATCGAGGAGTTCTTCGCGCACAAGGTCGAACTGACTGAGGTCATCGACACATCCGGGGCTTACATCCCCGGTCATGGCACTCCCACAGTGATCCTTGTTGGACGACGCCGGGGTGGCCCAGGTCGCTCAGGCACGATCCGCACGGTACGAAGTATCCAAGGAGAGCCGACCGTGCCGGATAGGGGTGAGGTTGGCCAGGTTTGGCAGGCGATCCTAAGGCAAATCGATCAACCTGGTTCAGTTAGCTTGTGGGTATCAGTGGATGACCTGGATCGTAAGCGATACTTTGACAGGCAGCCGTGGATTCTAGTTGATGGCGGCTTGGAGATGGTAGAGCAAATCGAGACAAACAAGGTAAATACCCTAAGAAGGGTGCTGGGTAGGGACATTGGTTTTGCTAGTTTTCCAGGTCAGGACGATGCCTTTGTCAGTCGTCCGGAGGCACTCCAGCGCCAGCATATAGCGGATGAAATTATCAAGCCGCTCATCATTGGTGAAGTCGTTCGTGACTGGGACACTCATTGCGTCGAAAGTGCTCTCGCGCCGTATTCCCCGGATCTCTTGCCGCTGCCTTATGACGATTCGGAACCTTGGGCACGTCTGCTGTGGATAGTGCGAAGTCATCTTCGATCTACGAAAGGATTCGACGGTAAGACCCAGCACGATCTTGGTAAGCCATGGTGGGCCTGGTACCGATGGGTTCCGGAACGGTACCGCATTCCGTTGTCGATCACGTTCGCGTTCGTGTCCACGCACAACCACTTCGTGCTCGACAGGGGCGGAAAAGTGTTCAAGCAGACGGCTCCAGTGATCAAGCTGCCTTCGGGTGCATCGGAAGAAGAACACCTGAATCTTCTTGGCCTACTGAACAGTTCCACTGCGTGTTTCTGGCTGAAAATGATGGCTCACAATAAGGGTAGCACGGTAGATTCACGAGGTGCGCGACAGACCACGATTCCGTTCGAAGATTTTTACGAGTTTGCCAGCACCAAAGTCGGTCAATTCCCTCTGAGGCGCACTTATCCTACCGCCCTCGCTACTTCTCTCGATAGGCTGGCGCAGGAGCTCGCCGTTACCAGCCCAACTGTGCTGACCAGTGTCGATAAGCCTGTTCCCACTGCAGCAGCCTTGCGGGACGCTCGGGCCAACTGGGAGTCGACCCGTGCCCGGATGATTGCGCTGCAAGAGGAACTGGACTGGCAGGTGTACTCGATCTACAACCTGCATGGCGAAGATCTGCGTGCGCCCGAAGGCGATGTCCCGGAACTTGTTCCCGGTGAGCGGGCCTTTGAGATCGTCCTGGCCCGGCGGGCCCGGCGGGGCAATGCATCCGACGAGTGGTTCAAGCGGCACGACGCCACCCCGATCACCACTCTGCCCGAGCACTGGCCCGATGCCTACAAGGCCGTAGTCCAAAAGCGTATCGACGCCATAGAAAGTTCTCGGGCGATCGACATGATTGAGCGGCCGGAGTACAAGCGCCGGTGGGCAACCGAGGGCTGGGACGTGATGCAAGATCGCGCTCTGCGTTCCACGCTGTTGGATCGGATCGAGAACCGGGACATTTGGTATCAGGACGACCACCCAACTCTGCTCACCCGAGCACAACTCACCGACGCTCTGTCACGCGACGAGGTTTTTGTTTCCGTTGGGGCCATTTATGCACCTTATCGGGATCTTCCGGCCATCGTTACTGCTCTACTCGCCGACGAGCACGTGCCGTTTCTCGCTGCTCTAAGATACAAACCTGACGGGCTGAAGAAGCGCGCCGACTGGGAACACGTGTGGGTCCTACAGCGAGAGGAGGACGCCATTCGGAAGGAAGACCCGGTTGAGGAGGAGCGCGCCAAGCGCAAGTTCCAGAAGTCGATTCCAGTGCCGAAGAAGTACACCAACAATGACTTCCTCAAGCAATCCTACTGGCGGGCGCGGGGCAAGCTGGATGTGCCGAAGGAGCGCTTCATCTCGTATTCCATAACCACCGTCGGCACCCCCGATCTGTATGGCTGGGCTGGTTGGGATCATCGGGAGCAGGCGCAAGCACTCACCACCTACTTCACCAACCACGAGTTGGCCGCCGAGGAACTGACACCGTTTCTCGCCGGTCTGCTGGAACTCCAGCCGTGGCTGAACCAGTGGCATGGCGAGTTCGACGCGCTGTACGGAATGTCGCCTGCCACCTTTTTCGCTGGGTACCGCGCACAGATCCAGGGCGAGCATGGGTTGACTGACGAGGACCTGCGGGCCTGGCGCCCGGCGACTCGCACACGTGGACGCCGTACTGCGAAGAAGAACTGA
- a CDS encoding protein kinase domain-containing protein, giving the protein MSTNLRRRTLDAVAGDVVDRRWEVRRRLGTGSTSRAFLARDLAAGPAAPRSKTFVVLKVALSDKRGEVLAREAEVIGGLRPDSRIIKLVESAPQQIGGRTVLVIEYVGDERDDDMTAENDSAAGKRRRRREETVARELRDNGRLTVDQLESYGDYLFGAADFLEGEGIWHRDVKPDNIAIRVRPNRTKELVLIDFSLAGYPAQEYQVGTEGYLDPFLGTLTRSNYDAHAERYALAVTLHEMASCELPVWGEGKVSAQQTDAAEEPYPTIAAEAFDPAVRDGLVAFFRKALHRDIRERFPELKPMRDAWKKIFLDMAEAVPSTNRSRHSEPSPDSLTLTGIPAIHGVDEAEPASAKQQRDLLAEKVIRDTAIELSGLSPAAISFVYGLGVNSVGELLDLSERQLLNAPGVGGKTLREVQDRVKQWRKKFAELPTAPLSAAGRKEAKEELSATEAALADPRTRTLDGWALRAVSLDTLATVFVPESKKNGSNANEVEMVRLLLRLPDEHGHLPEIGVWPRQKDVAEALGLSAGRIPQMLKTQRKRWKRLPTVQALRAEILELLRGLGRVASAAEIADVLTVRHGTRLQNREQRRALALAAVRVVVETEQLEPESKEFHHAANRDAVDQGMGAGLLALEVGPDDAPDAPFGPGLLDYAQRLGQVADRLAQSETLPTSTTVLNELGAVTPPNGVLAWDERRLVELAAAASRNAAATPRLEIYPRDLSLVRALRLTQAGLVRLVPNLSEERQPGLGVEEIHERIHTRFPEILDDKGDRALPIGGQLTKALRDAGFDLVLSTREDTRTQRYLPRRSHVESSYLGSTSMGGTFVVRATRYDDDPDLASTIRTSERLMAAARGDGFRVLTVRTGLCRSAVRTLSAEDGQFGASVVSVARLFLAALHEQVDPRPKPTWETILQADAAEPGSRDAMKFAEYARTAWGLVEPRINEELASGTGPLLLVDAGAFARYNAMGVLSRLTERARHGERALWLLCPQPDAARAPKLGTTAVPYQSGLAEWIELLDAWVTSTSWRGHAPTDAAMKGSRA; this is encoded by the coding sequence TTGTCAACGAATCTCCGGCGCAGGACACTAGACGCTGTCGCGGGTGATGTCGTCGATCGCCGCTGGGAGGTCCGGCGGCGACTGGGGACTGGATCCACCAGCCGCGCGTTCCTGGCCCGGGATTTGGCCGCTGGCCCGGCAGCGCCCAGGTCGAAGACGTTTGTCGTGCTCAAGGTGGCACTTTCCGACAAGCGCGGCGAGGTGCTGGCACGCGAGGCCGAGGTTATTGGGGGGCTGCGCCCGGACTCCCGGATCATTAAACTGGTCGAGTCTGCGCCGCAGCAAATCGGCGGTCGCACGGTCCTGGTCATTGAGTACGTCGGCGACGAGCGCGACGACGACATGACCGCCGAAAACGACAGTGCAGCCGGAAAGCGTCGCCGACGACGCGAGGAGACCGTTGCCCGTGAGCTTCGCGACAACGGTCGGCTCACCGTCGACCAGTTGGAGTCATATGGCGACTATCTCTTCGGAGCGGCGGACTTTCTGGAGGGAGAGGGCATCTGGCACCGCGATGTCAAGCCGGACAACATCGCGATCCGAGTCCGCCCCAATCGTACGAAAGAACTCGTACTGATCGACTTCTCGCTGGCCGGCTACCCGGCCCAGGAGTACCAGGTCGGAACTGAAGGCTACCTGGATCCGTTCCTCGGCACGCTGACGCGATCGAATTACGACGCCCATGCCGAGCGATACGCCCTCGCTGTCACCCTGCACGAGATGGCGTCGTGCGAGCTACCAGTGTGGGGCGAAGGCAAGGTGTCAGCCCAGCAAACCGATGCCGCCGAAGAGCCGTACCCGACGATCGCCGCCGAAGCGTTCGACCCAGCGGTTCGGGATGGGCTGGTCGCGTTCTTTCGCAAGGCGCTGCACCGGGATATCCGCGAGAGGTTCCCCGAGCTCAAGCCGATGCGGGATGCGTGGAAGAAGATCTTCCTGGACATGGCGGAGGCAGTGCCCTCTACCAACCGCTCGCGGCATTCCGAGCCTTCGCCGGATTCACTGACATTAACCGGCATTCCCGCGATCCACGGAGTTGACGAGGCGGAGCCAGCATCCGCCAAGCAACAGCGCGATCTGCTGGCCGAGAAGGTCATTCGGGACACTGCGATTGAGCTGTCCGGACTCAGCCCGGCCGCGATCTCGTTCGTGTACGGGCTGGGCGTCAATTCCGTCGGCGAGCTGTTGGACCTGAGTGAACGGCAGTTACTCAACGCCCCTGGCGTGGGTGGCAAGACTCTCCGCGAGGTGCAGGACCGCGTTAAGCAATGGCGGAAAAAGTTCGCCGAACTGCCGACCGCACCCCTGAGCGCGGCGGGTCGGAAGGAAGCGAAGGAGGAGCTGTCGGCCACCGAGGCCGCGCTCGCCGATCCGCGGACGCGCACGCTGGATGGATGGGCGCTGCGTGCGGTAAGCCTGGACACGCTGGCCACGGTCTTTGTCCCGGAGTCGAAAAAAAACGGTAGCAATGCGAACGAAGTCGAGATGGTGCGGCTGCTGCTGCGGCTGCCCGACGAGCACGGCCATCTCCCCGAAATCGGTGTCTGGCCCAGGCAGAAGGATGTCGCCGAGGCACTCGGCCTGAGTGCGGGCCGTATCCCGCAGATGCTCAAAACCCAGCGCAAGCGTTGGAAACGCCTTCCCACTGTGCAGGCGTTGCGCGCCGAGATCCTGGAGCTGTTGAGAGGCTTGGGAAGGGTCGCATCCGCTGCGGAAATTGCCGATGTGCTCACAGTGCGGCATGGAACTCGGTTGCAGAATCGCGAGCAGCGTCGTGCGCTTGCCCTTGCCGCGGTCCGAGTGGTAGTCGAGACCGAGCAACTAGAGCCGGAAAGCAAGGAATTCCACCATGCAGCCAACCGCGACGCGGTCGACCAAGGCATGGGCGCCGGCTTGCTGGCTCTTGAGGTCGGTCCGGACGACGCTCCGGACGCCCCTTTCGGTCCGGGACTGCTGGACTATGCTCAGCGTCTTGGCCAGGTCGCCGATCGGCTGGCCCAATCTGAAACTCTGCCTACATCGACGACGGTGCTCAACGAGTTGGGTGCTGTCACCCCACCAAACGGCGTGCTCGCCTGGGATGAGCGACGCCTGGTCGAGCTCGCGGCAGCGGCCTCCCGCAACGCCGCAGCTACACCGCGCCTGGAAATCTACCCACGCGACCTGTCACTGGTAAGAGCGCTGCGCCTCACGCAGGCCGGATTGGTGCGTTTGGTGCCAAACCTGTCAGAGGAGCGCCAGCCTGGTTTGGGAGTGGAAGAGATCCATGAGCGGATCCATACTCGCTTCCCGGAGATTCTCGACGACAAGGGTGATCGTGCGCTGCCCATCGGCGGCCAGTTGACGAAGGCCCTGCGGGACGCTGGCTTTGATCTGGTGCTGAGCACGCGGGAAGACACCAGGACCCAGCGGTATCTCCCCCGCCGCAGCCATGTTGAGTCCAGTTACCTGGGCTCAACGTCGATGGGGGGGACGTTCGTCGTCCGCGCCACGCGTTACGACGACGACCCGGACCTGGCCAGCACCATCCGCACCAGCGAGCGTCTTATGGCCGCCGCTCGCGGCGATGGTTTTCGCGTTCTTACGGTGCGGACTGGGCTGTGCCGAAGTGCCGTTCGCACGCTGAGTGCGGAGGACGGCCAGTTCGGCGCATCCGTGGTTTCGGTGGCCAGGCTGTTCTTGGCCGCGCTGCATGAGCAGGTCGATCCGCGGCCCAAACCGACTTGGGAGACCATCCTCCAGGCGGATGCCGCTGAACCCGGCTCGCGAGACGCGATGAAGTTCGCCGAGTACGCGCGGACCGCATGGGGCCTTGTCGAGCCCCGAATCAACGAAGAACTTGCGTCCGGAACAGGCCCTCTGCTGCTGGTCGACGCCGGGGCCTTCGCTCGCTACAACGCCATGGGCGTCTTGAGTCGGCTCACTGAACGGGCTCGGCACGGTGAGCGGGCGCTGTGGCTGCTCTGTCCTCAGCCTGACGCGGCCCGAGCTCCGAAGCTCGGCACGACCGCCGTGCCGTATCAGTCGGGGCTGGCGGAGTGGATCGAACTCCTTGACGCGTGGGTCACCTCGACCTCGTGGCGCGGACATGCACCAACGGATGCGGCGATGAAGGGGAGTAGGGCGTGA
- a CDS encoding IS630 family transposase → MARTGRPKAELVLTDDERSTLQRWARRAKSSQALALRCRIVLACADGLSNVDVAEKLRVSRPTVGKWRSRFVQRRLKGLVDEDRPGAPRKITDEQVEKVVVSTLEEKPNNATHWSRTSMAKRSGLSKSTVGRIWKAFNLKPHLADTFKLSTDPQFIEKVRNVVGLYMNPPENAVVLCTDEKSQVQALERSQPVLPMMPGMPERRTHDYVRHGVTSLFAAFDIATGKVISSLHRRHRSVEFRKFLTKIDKTVPAELGVHVICDNYATHKTEIIQKWLAKHPRFQIHFIPTGSSWINQVERWFGELTTKLLQRGVHTSVQALEADIRNWIDEWNNDPRPFIWTKSADEILESLRSYCQRISGAGH, encoded by the coding sequence ATGGCGAGGACTGGGCGGCCGAAGGCTGAGTTGGTGCTGACCGACGATGAGCGTTCGACGTTGCAGCGTTGGGCTCGGCGGGCGAAGAGTTCGCAGGCTTTGGCGTTGCGGTGTCGGATTGTGCTGGCATGCGCCGATGGTTTGTCCAATGTGGATGTCGCCGAGAAGTTGCGGGTGTCGCGGCCGACGGTGGGCAAGTGGCGGTCGCGGTTTGTCCAGCGACGACTGAAGGGGTTGGTCGACGAGGATCGCCCAGGCGCGCCGCGGAAGATCACCGACGAACAGGTGGAGAAGGTGGTCGTCTCGACGTTGGAAGAGAAACCGAACAACGCGACGCATTGGTCGCGTACATCGATGGCGAAGCGTTCCGGGCTGAGTAAATCGACCGTGGGACGGATCTGGAAAGCGTTCAACCTTAAACCCCACTTGGCCGACACATTCAAGCTCTCTACCGATCCGCAGTTCATCGAGAAGGTCCGTAACGTCGTCGGCCTGTATATGAACCCGCCCGAGAACGCAGTGGTTCTGTGCACCGATGAGAAATCCCAGGTGCAAGCGCTGGAGAGGTCCCAGCCGGTGTTGCCGATGATGCCCGGCATGCCCGAGCGGCGCACCCACGACTACGTCCGTCACGGCGTCACCAGCCTGTTCGCCGCCTTCGACATCGCCACCGGCAAGGTCATCTCCTCGCTGCACCGCCGGCACCGCTCGGTCGAGTTCCGCAAATTTCTCACCAAGATCGACAAAACCGTACCGGCGGAGTTAGGCGTCCATGTCATTTGTGACAACTACGCCACCCACAAAACCGAGATCATCCAGAAATGGCTAGCGAAGCATCCCCGATTCCAAATCCACTTCATCCCGACCGGATCGTCCTGGATCAACCAGGTCGAACGCTGGTTCGGCGAATTGACCACCAAACTCCTGCAACGCGGCGTGCACACCAGCGTCCAGGCACTCGAGGCCGATATCCGCAACTGGATCGACGAGTGGAACAACGATCCCCGGCCGTTCATCTGGACGAAGAGCGCTGACGAGATCTTGGAGTCACTCCGATCATATTGTCAACGAATCTCCGGCGCAGGACACTAG
- a CDS encoding NERD domain-containing protein, whose amino-acid sequence MRDGRWVTVTESEFQHERRGLEAIRERLPDSEPWRAWSNFTFTANSGHVREVDLLVVAPGGVYLIELKDWHGSVESRNGSWLQTKPSGSQVPHSNPLHLANKKARELGGLLRLHTPAGTPPPWVSEAVCFTDASLQLRLPANDLHGVYTVDELVAMLKQPPRDDRRRFDAPRSRQLKASLKAIRIERSDAAYKVGPYLLDSKAFDSGPSWSDYLARHTELPGVYRVRVFLPERGSEEGLRASVERAARREATVLQRFRHPGVAPLKLYDPSGHPSGPALIFDHHPRTLRLDEYLAQFGEKLDILSRMALARQLAETVRSAHSVRIYHRALCAHAIHVIPRVQKRATRTDAEEAGWLAPHLQIADWQVAEQQGREHGHADRFMPTSLSNASAHLVEGADPYLAPELTASNADPVALDVYGLGMLTYLLTTGKAPGAIQAELSTRLEAGQGLRPSAVVDGLSQDIDELVQAATAYRPKQRLGTVDEFLEMLELVEDDLTTPPRRKNHLTNLYLKRTH is encoded by the coding sequence ATGCGGGACGGCCGATGGGTAACGGTCACGGAGTCCGAGTTCCAGCATGAACGGCGGGGTCTGGAAGCGATCCGCGAGAGACTGCCCGACAGTGAGCCGTGGCGGGCGTGGTCGAACTTCACCTTCACCGCGAACAGCGGCCATGTCCGTGAGGTGGACCTGCTGGTCGTCGCACCGGGCGGTGTGTATCTGATTGAGCTCAAGGACTGGCACGGGTCAGTCGAATCCCGAAACGGCAGTTGGTTACAGACCAAGCCCAGCGGCAGCCAAGTCCCTCACAGTAATCCACTGCACCTCGCTAACAAGAAGGCGAGAGAGCTCGGCGGGCTGCTTAGGCTGCACACCCCTGCCGGAACTCCACCGCCGTGGGTATCGGAAGCCGTCTGCTTCACCGACGCCTCTCTTCAGCTGCGGCTACCCGCCAACGATCTACACGGTGTATATACCGTTGACGAGCTGGTTGCCATGCTTAAGCAGCCACCGCGCGACGATCGGCGTCGCTTCGACGCCCCACGCTCCCGCCAGCTCAAGGCTTCTCTTAAGGCGATCCGGATCGAGCGCAGTGACGCCGCGTACAAAGTTGGGCCGTACCTGCTCGATAGCAAAGCGTTTGACTCGGGCCCGAGCTGGTCCGACTACTTGGCCCGGCACACAGAACTGCCGGGCGTCTACCGAGTACGCGTCTTCTTGCCTGAGCGCGGTTCGGAGGAAGGTTTGCGGGCGTCTGTAGAGCGTGCTGCGCGGCGTGAAGCGACGGTGCTGCAACGATTCCGGCACCCCGGTGTCGCGCCGCTGAAGTTGTACGATCCGTCCGGACATCCGTCCGGCCCAGCGCTGATTTTCGACCACCATCCGCGGACACTGCGGCTGGACGAGTACTTGGCGCAGTTCGGTGAAAAGCTCGACATCCTAAGCCGCATGGCGTTGGCTCGTCAGCTTGCTGAGACCGTGCGCAGTGCGCACAGCGTTCGCATCTATCACCGCGCCCTGTGCGCCCACGCGATCCACGTCATTCCGCGCGTCCAGAAGCGCGCTACGAGGACGGATGCAGAAGAAGCCGGTTGGCTCGCGCCGCATCTCCAGATCGCCGACTGGCAGGTGGCCGAGCAACAGGGGCGTGAGCACGGGCATGCCGACCGTTTCATGCCGACATCTCTCTCGAATGCCAGCGCGCATCTAGTCGAGGGTGCCGATCCCTATCTCGCCCCCGAGTTGACTGCGTCGAACGCCGATCCCGTTGCCCTAGATGTGTACGGACTCGGCATGCTCACTTACCTGCTGACCACTGGGAAGGCTCCGGGCGCAATCCAGGCCGAACTATCCACGCGTCTTGAAGCCGGGCAAGGCCTCCGCCCCAGCGCTGTGGTGGATGGCCTGTCCCAGGACATCGACGAGCTGGTGCAGGCTGCCACCGCCTACCGGCCAAAACAACGACTGGGCACGGTCGATGAGTTCCTGGAGATGCTGGAACTTGTCGAAGATGACCTAACCACCCCCCCGCGGAGGAAGAATCACCTAACGAACCTGTATTTGAAAAGGACCCACTAG
- a CDS encoding ISAs1 family transposase encodes MPDPRKKRGVRHRFAAILFVSVCAVVSGARSFAAIAEWAADAVDDTLSEMGIGAPNASTIRRALSAFTGDGFDTAISRFLAGRLAAAARAGTAGVKTGLRVRRRAIAVDGKALRGSRVGDGRARMLMACLDHAAGVTLSQVEISEKTNEIPMFSTLLDKIDDLACVVVTADALHAQREHAEYLHRRDARYVLTVKGNQQSLRRQLAGQPCKDVPV; translated from the coding sequence GTGCCGGACCCACGCAAGAAACGAGGTGTACGGCATCGGTTCGCGGCGATCCTGTTCGTGTCGGTGTGCGCGGTGGTTTCCGGTGCACGCTCCTTCGCCGCGATCGCCGAATGGGCCGCCGACGCCGTCGACGACACCCTGTCTGAGATGGGGATCGGCGCGCCGAACGCCTCGACGATCCGGCGTGCGCTGTCGGCGTTCACCGGCGACGGGTTCGATACCGCGATCAGCAGGTTCCTCGCCGGCCGCCTGGCCGCTGCGGCCAGAGCCGGCACGGCCGGGGTCAAGACGGGTCTGCGGGTGCGGCGTCGCGCGATCGCGGTCGATGGCAAGGCGCTGCGAGGCTCACGGGTCGGCGACGGCCGGGCGCGAATGCTCATGGCATGCCTGGACCACGCCGCGGGAGTGACGCTCAGCCAAGTCGAGATCAGCGAGAAGACCAACGAAATCCCCATGTTCTCAACACTTCTCGACAAGATCGACGATCTCGCCTGTGTCGTGGTCACCGCCGATGCCCTGCATGCCCAGCGTGAGCACGCCGAGTACCTCCACCGCCGGGACGCCCGTTACGTCCTCACCGTCAAGGGAAATCAGCAGAGTCTGCGCCGGCAGCTGGCGGGCCAGCCATGCAAGGACGTCCCGGTCTGA
- a CDS encoding ABC transporter ATP-binding protein, whose product MSLRALDVSWSRGGAAIVNGIRVEVEPGSTLGLLGPNGSGKSSLLRLLAGLRQPSSGRVLVDGVVITGIGRRALARRIALVEQESTTELDITVTEVVSLGRTPHRSSWGTARDTDAEAVRRALVHADLEALADRRWHTLSGGERQRVQIARALAQQPTELLLDEPTNHLDIAHQFALLELVRRLPVTAVVALHDLNLAATFCDGLVVLQRGAVVAAGSPAEVLTEDLVRTVYGVECAITKPNPEGPPHIRFTGTVTHA is encoded by the coding sequence ATGAGCCTGCGCGCCCTGGACGTGTCGTGGTCACGCGGTGGCGCGGCCATCGTGAACGGGATACGCGTTGAGGTCGAACCCGGCTCGACCCTCGGATTGCTGGGCCCCAACGGATCTGGGAAGTCCTCGCTGCTGCGGCTGCTCGCCGGTCTGCGCCAACCGTCCTCGGGGAGGGTCCTCGTCGACGGCGTGGTCATCACGGGCATCGGCCGCCGCGCCCTCGCCCGCCGGATCGCCCTGGTCGAGCAGGAATCCACCACCGAGCTCGACATCACTGTCACCGAAGTGGTTTCCCTCGGTCGCACGCCGCACCGCAGTTCGTGGGGCACCGCACGGGACACCGACGCGGAGGCAGTGCGTCGGGCACTCGTGCACGCTGACCTCGAAGCGCTGGCCGACCGGCGTTGGCACACCCTTTCCGGCGGCGAACGCCAACGCGTCCAGATCGCCCGCGCGCTCGCGCAGCAGCCAACGGAACTGCTGTTGGACGAGCCGACCAACCACCTCGACATCGCCCACCAGTTCGCGCTCCTGGAATTGGTCCGCCGACTGCCGGTGACAGCGGTAGTGGCGCTGCACGACCTGAACCTGGCCGCAACCTTCTGCGACGGGCTGGTCGTCCTCCAGCGCGGTGCGGTCGTAGCGGCGGGCAGCCCCGCCGAAGTCCTCACCGAGGACCTGGTCCGAACGGTCTACGGCGTGGAATGCGCCATCACCAAGCCGAATCCGGAAGGCCCACCGCACATCCGATTCACCGGCACGGTCACACACGCGTGA